One window from the genome of Terrimicrobium sacchariphilum encodes:
- a CDS encoding Amuc_1100 family pilus-like protein — MKWLQENPFLAGITAFTIVGAGAFAFLLSQALTRSQEATEAYNQAITKLHGLQERVPFPSVENLEKSKAQTEQYKEQLLSLRKKLAAMEAPLDMSVNPQRFQDDLRASVNEVADKAKQAGVGLPTDFYLGFSQYANSLPSEQAAPFLARQLTVIKQLVLRLIDFRVQSIDGLVRAPLIQEGNNAPSQQAAAANQKKGGNNGPATPVKVLERSPFDISFTSEQSKFRVAFNSLLNDNQFLIIRSVNVENTNQAGPPVAQAEATPNTAYTPTTTETAKKDLNVVLGRELVRVSLHLEMIDFADPTPEKASK, encoded by the coding sequence ATGAAGTGGCTCCAGGAAAACCCCTTTTTAGCCGGAATCACCGCTTTCACGATCGTGGGAGCCGGTGCCTTTGCTTTCCTCCTTTCGCAAGCTCTCACGCGGTCTCAGGAAGCTACCGAAGCCTATAACCAGGCTATCACCAAACTTCACGGCCTCCAGGAACGCGTCCCGTTCCCGAGCGTTGAAAATCTGGAGAAAAGCAAAGCCCAGACCGAACAGTACAAGGAGCAGTTGCTCTCGCTGCGCAAGAAACTTGCCGCAATGGAGGCACCGCTCGACATGTCGGTCAATCCCCAGAGGTTTCAGGACGATCTTCGAGCCTCGGTGAATGAAGTCGCCGACAAAGCCAAGCAGGCGGGCGTCGGCCTTCCGACCGATTTCTACCTTGGCTTCAGCCAATACGCGAACTCCCTTCCTTCGGAACAGGCGGCTCCCTTCCTCGCCCGGCAATTGACTGTCATCAAGCAGCTCGTACTCCGACTCATTGATTTCCGCGTCCAGTCCATCGATGGATTGGTCCGCGCTCCACTCATCCAGGAGGGAAACAATGCCCCGAGCCAGCAAGCGGCTGCCGCCAACCAGAAAAAGGGCGGCAATAACGGTCCAGCCACCCCGGTGAAGGTTCTCGAGCGCTCGCCCTTCGATATCTCGTTCACTTCCGAGCAGAGCAAGTTCCGGGTCGCCTTCAACTCCCTCCTCAACGACAACCAGTTCCTCATCATCCGCAGCGTAAACGTGGAGAATACCAACCAGGCGGGTCCTCCGGTCGCCCAAGCTGAAGCCACCCCCAATACGGCCTACACTCCCACCACCACAGAGACGGCCAAAAAAGACCTCAACGTCGTCCTCGGGCGTGAACTCGTCCGGGTCTCCCTCCACCTGGAGATGATCGACTTTGCCGACCCGACCCCCGAGAAAGCTTCGAAATAA